A genome region from Gouania willdenowi unplaced genomic scaffold, fGouWil2.1 scaffold_31_arrow_ctg1, whole genome shotgun sequence includes the following:
- the LOC114459504 gene encoding E3 ubiquitin-protein ligase TRIM21-like, whose amino-acid sequence MGHLTSKFVNMSPACSGTSEHHFLCSICLEVLTDPVTTPCGHNFCKICISTHWDTSTTSRCPVCNQVFSTKPQLKVNILMRDMVSQFRRESERKAAAPGEVSCDVCTGTKVKALKSCLDCVVSYCETHLKPHLTASGLRRHQLVEPVENLETRMCPKHSKPLELFCQSDQTRVCLMCSVLEHKSHQLVPLGEDLFEDKKVYLQQMIQKRREKLEEIRESVRIRKEAADRGKAEGVEMFTALIELVQRGLKELMKTMEEQQEAEEREAEGLIKELEEEIFELMKRSSEVEQLSHSEDHLLQHFCSLKAPPATKDWTEVMVHPSSYEGTVLRAVAQLEDTLSDKMMKIKMLEMKRLHQFAVDVTLDPLTAHPKLVLSDDGKQIYFSAVWKKRLHNKERFSPCVSVLGKQSFNSGRFYFEVQVKGKTDWDFGVVKESINRKGKITLCPKNGLWTVALRDGNVYKACEDLPVILHLKCVPEKVGVFVDYEEGVVSFYDVDAAALIYSFTHCCFTHKLHPYFSPGLNYGGKNSAPLIICPVNQSE is encoded by the exons ATGGGACATCTAACGTCAAAG TTTGTGAACATGTCTCCTGCCTGCAGTGGGACGTCtgaacatcacttcctgtgctcCATCTGTCTGGAGGTGCTCACTGATCCAGTCACCACACCATGTGGACACAACTTCTGCAAAATATGCATCAGCACACACTGGGACACCAGTACCACCAGCAGGTGTCCCGTGTGTAATCAGGTGTTCAGCACTAAACCTCAGCTGAAGGTCAATATTTTGATGCGTGACATGGTTTCTCAGTTCAGACGTGAATCTGAGAGgaaagcagcagcaccaggagaAGTTTCCTGTGATGTCTGCACTGGAACCAAAGTAAAGGCCCTGAAGTCCTGCCTGGACTGTGTGGTCTCCTACTGTGAGACTCACCTGAAGCCTCATCTGACAGCATCAGGCCTGAGAAGACATCAGCTGGTGGAGCCTGTGGAGAACCTGGAAACCAGGATGTGTCCAAAGCACAGCAAACCTCTGGAGCTGTTCTGTCAGAGCGATCAGACACGTGTCTGCTTGATGTGTTCTGTTTTGGAGCACAAGAGTCACCAGTTAGTCCCTCTGGGAGAAGATCTGTTTGAAGACAAGAAAGTTTATCTTCAGCAGATGATCCaaaagagacgagagaagctgGAGGAGATCAGAGAGTCAGTGAGGATCAGGAAGGAAGCAGCAGACAGAGGGAAAGCTGAAGGTGTGGAGATGTTCACTGCTCTGATAGAGCTTGTTCAAAgaggcctgaaggagctgatgaagacaatggaggagcaacaggaagcagaagagagagaggctgaaggtttgatcaaagagctggaggaggaaatctttgagctgatgaagagaagctctgaggtggagcagctctcccactctgaagaccacctcctccaacacttctgctccctgaaagctcctccagccaccaaggactggacagaggtcatggtccatccatcatcatatgaaggaactgtgctgagagctgtggctcagctggaggacacactcagtgacaaGATGATGAAGATAAAGATGTTAGAGATGAAGAGGCTGCATCAGTTTGCAGTAGATGTGACTCTTGATCCTCTTACAGCTCATCCTAAACTCgtcctgtctgatgatgggaaaCAAATTTACTTCAGTGCTGTGTGGAAGAAACGTCTACACAACAAAGAGAGATTTTCTCCTTGTGTCAGTGTTTTAGGGAAACAGAGTTTCAATTCAGGTAGATTTTACTTTGAGGTTCAggttaaaggaaaaactgaCTGGGATTTTGGAGTGGTTAAAGAATCCATCAACAGGAAGGGAAAGATCACTCTGTGTCCTAAGAATGGTTTATGGACTGTGGCActcagagatggaaatgtgtatAAAGCATGTGAAGATCTTCCAGTcattcttcatctgaagtgtgttcctgagaaggtgggtgtgtttgtggactatgaggagggtgtggtctccttttatgatgtagatgctgcagctctgatctactccttcactcactgctgcttcactcatAAACTACACCCATACTTTAGTCCTGGTTTAAACTATGGTGGTAAAAACTCAGCACCTCTGATCATctgtcctgtcaatcaaagtgaatga